A region of Culicoides brevitarsis isolate CSIRO-B50_1 chromosome 1, AGI_CSIRO_Cbre_v1, whole genome shotgun sequence DNA encodes the following proteins:
- the LOC134827735 gene encoding CD109 antigen-like isoform X6, with translation MSQKIVIFATILGVISGVTSTGYYTIVAPKSLRPNSEYHVSLSAHGITDALQVKVFLNGTEESGGTFYRSQDVVLEPSSFKTVKFELGALKSGSYKLNAEGLSGLVFQNSTDLDFNAKSFSVLVQTDKAIYKPGDLIRFRTLVLDANTKPYAFNGPMNVFMIDGSGNRVKQWLDVKTTKGVYSGEFQLSAVTVLGDWKIEVEVDGEKESKTVEVAEYVLPKFEVTVDTPPHAVFKDGKIRVTIRSKYTYGKPVKGEATISAFPTLYIGSVQPFIQDAIARKVVPIDGKTVVEFDIKEELKVDSDNEYERDVIIEAIVEEELTGRRQNGTGKATLHKSRHKIDFVKDTDEYRPGLPFTTYVKVNFHDGAPVQDTSNPVNVSIQYFWRDNSSQEKLVTLDGNGMARIDLVVPKDADTLSVSATYLGVTSYMGYVKQAKSESGSYLSAKLLTETPQINSDVNVEVQTTEVIRECFYQVLGRGDIIASGAVTVPNAKTATFKFLATFAMVPKAQLVVYYIRPEDGEMVSDRVEIVFSSDLANFVRLDVSKAETRPGDEVQITVSTKPNSFVGLLGVDQSVLLLKKGNDLSKDAVFDELSKYDSNNNRWGGPWGRFKRDILYPWERERYEHFESAGMVILTNTKGEKTRPQILRRKGGFPRPVAASGVFIRKKAQTAPKADTVDTPEKTFEIRKNFPETWIFETFNETSLDGIATLNKKVPDTITSWVITGFAVDPVSGLGLTERPKMLNVFQPFFVSLNLPYSVKRGEIVSIPVVVFNYMERDQTAEVTLHNAENEFEFVELDNEIPDDSKVELSRKKSVKISANSGSSVAFIIRPKKAGHITIKVTAQSNSAGDGEERQLLVKPEGVTQYVNEAVFVDLRNSPNFFQNLTVNIPKNAVPDSTHIEVTVVGDVLGPTIKNLDKLIRMPYGCGEQNMLNFVPNIVVLDYLTKINQITPEIEGKAKKFMEDGYQRELTYKHKDGSFSAFGESDKSGSTWLTAFVAKSFRHASKYISVEESVIQNALQFLANTQAPNGSFPEPGVVSHKDMQGGSGDGLALTAYTLITFLENKNEHPQFQNNINRAIDYMVKNIENLDDLYAIALTAYALQLANHNAKDFVLTRLDARATNDGDTKHWSKPIPATDNKNPWYNKPNSVNVEMTSYALLAYIAAGQEAAAFPILKWLVGQRNENGGFQSTQDTVVGIQALAAIGSKLASGSSNVQLSVHYGDGKEANINVNPGNALLLQSYLLPDTIREVNFTATGSGVAVAQLAYRYNTNVTGEWPRFTLDPQVSRDSTKDHLHLTVCTSFVPAEENEVSNMAVMEVEFPSGFTADLDSLPSLENYENVKRVETKDGDTNVVLYFDNLERKETCPTIRAFRTHKVAKQKPAAVVVYDYYDNSRQARMFYQTEAATTCDICEGEECAEKCSPQALKQQAEKESQSKEPEILFKAGKGGSSQLIESVVTLILTFLCVRLF, from the exons atgtcacaaaaaattgtgatttttgcgACGATTCTCGGGGTTATCAGCGGAGTTACGTCAACTGG TTATTACACAATCGTTGCTCCAAAGTCGTTAAGACCTAATTCCGAGTATCATGTTTCGTTGTCGGCGCATGGAATAACAGACGCTTTGCAAGTAAAAGTGTTCCTCAATGGCACAGAAGAGAGTGGCGGTACCTTCTACAGAAGTCAAGATGTCGTTTTAGAACCAAGTTCCTTCAAAACTGTCAAGTTTGAG CTCGGTGCTTTGAAGTCTGGCAGTTATAAACTAAATGCCGAGGGGTTATCTGGTTTGGTATTTCAAAATTCGACCGATTTGGATTTCAACGCGAAAAGTTTCTCGGTATTGGTGCAAACTGATAAGGCGATTTACAAGCCGGGTGACTTGATTCGGTTCCGTACGCTTGTTTTGGATGCCAATACGAAGCCGTATGCCTTCAATGGGCCCATGAACGTCTTCATGATCGACGGAAGCGGAAATCGCGTGAAACAATGGTTGGATGTGAAGACAACGAAAGGCGTTTACAGCGGCGAATTCCAACTGTCGGCTGTTACTGTCTTGGGCGATTGGAAAATCGAAGTTGAAGTTGATGGCGAAAAGGAATCAAAAACTGTCGAAGTTGCCGAGTATGTTTTGCCTAAATTTGAAGTGACAGTTGATACGCCTCCGCATGCCGTTTTCAAAGATGGCAAGATTCGCGTCACAATTCGCTCGAAATACACCTACGGCAAACCCGTGAAAGGCGAAGCGACAATTTCTGCCTTCCCCACGTTGTACATCGGAAGTGTTCAGCCCTTCATCCAAGACGCCATTGCTCGAAAAGTTGTGCCAATTGATGGAAAGACTGTCGTTGAGTTCGATATCAAGGAAGAATTGAAAGTTGATTCCGACAATGAGTACGAACGAGATGTCATTATCGAAGCAATTGTCGAAGAAGAGCTCACGGGACGTCGTCAAAACGGAACTGGCAAAGCGACACTCCACAAAAGTCGTCACAAGATCGATTTCGTGAAAGATACCGACGAATATCGTCCCGGATTGCCATTCACCACATATGTGAAAGTAAATTTCCATGATGGAGCTCCTGTACAAGACACTTCCAATCCCGTTAACGTCAGTATTCAATACTTTTGGCGCGATAACTCGTCACAGGAGAAACTTGTCACGCTCGACGGCAACGGAATGGCTCGCATTGATCTCGTTGTACCCAAAGATGCTGATACTTTGAGTGTTAGTGCGACATATTTGGGAGTTACATCATACATGGGATACGTAAAACAAGCGAAATCCGAAAGCGGATCATATTTAAGTGCGAAACTTTTGACAGAAACACCTCAAATCAACTCCGACGTCAATGTTGAAGTTCAAACAACGGAAGTCATTCGAGAATGTTTCTACCAAGTACTTGGAAGGGGAGATATTATCGCTTCAGGCGCTGTAACTGTCCCAAATGCCAAGACAGCAACATTTAAATTCCTCGCAACTTTTGCAATGGTACCAAAAGCTCAGTTGGTTGTTTATTACATTCGACCTGAAGACGGAGAAATGGTCAGTGATCGCGTTGAAATCGTTTTTAGCTCGGATCTCGCCAACTTTGTGAGATTAGATGTCTCGAAAGCAGAAACCCGTCCCGGAGACGAAGTACAAATTACAGTAAGCACAAAGCCAAATTCCTTCGTTGGATTGTTGGGAGTCGATCAAAGTGTTTTGTTACTGAAAAAag gtaatgaCTTAAGCAAAGATGCAGTTTTCGATGAACTCAGCAAATACGACAGCAATAACAACCGTTGGGGCGGCCCATGGGGAAGATTCAAGCGTGACATTTTATATCCGTGGGAAAGAGAACGTTATGAACACTTCGAAAGTGCCGGAATGGTCATTTTAACGAAcacaaaaggagaaaaaactc gaCCTCAAATTCTTCGTCGAAAGGGTGGTTTTCCGAGACCTGTAGCTGCAAGCGGcgtttttatacgaaaaaaagctCAAACGGCTCCTAAAGCGGATACAGTCGATACACCtgaaaaaactttcgaaattcgcaaaaatttcCCTGAAACTTGGATTTTCGAAACATTTAACGAAACTag CTTGGATGGCATTGCCAcgttgaacaaaaaagttcCCGATACAATTACATCTTGGGTTATTACTGGATTTGCTGTTGATCCTGTCAGCGGATTGGGATTAACTGAACGCCCAAAGATGTTGAATGTCTTCCAACCGTTCTTCGTTTCCTTGAATTTGCCTTATTCCGTGAAACGAGGTGAAATTGTGTCGATTCCTGTTGTCGTCTTTAACTACATGGAACGAGATCAAACAGCTGAAGTCACGTTGCATAATGCCGAGAACGAATTTGAGTTTGTTGAATTGGATAATGAGATTCCTGATGATTcga AAGTTGAACTTTCCCGCAAAAAGAGCGTAAAAATTAGCGCAAACAGCGGAAGTAGCGTCGCCTTCATCATTCGCCCGAAGAAAGCAGGTCACATCACCATCAAAGTAACAGCTCAATCCAACTCCGCTGGAGACGGCGAGGAACGTCAATTACTCGTAAAGCCCGAAGGTGTCACGCAATACGTAAACGAAGCAGTTTTCGTTGATTTACGCAACAGCCCCAACTTTTTCCAAAATCTCACGGTAAACATTCCCAAAAATGCTGTTCCTGACTCGACGCACATCGAAGTCACCGTTGTCGGCGACGTTCTTGGcccaacaattaaaaatttggataaattaATTCGCATGCCATACGGATGCGGAGAGCAAAATATGTTGAATTTCGTGCCAAATATCGTCGTTTTGGAttatttgacgaaaattaatcaaataacgCCCGAAATTGAGGGTAAGGcgaaaaaattcatggaagACGGGTATCAGCGTGAATTGACGTACAAACATAAGGATGGCTCCTTCAGTGCATTTGGGGAAAGTGACAAATCGGGAAGTACCTGGTTGACGGCGTTCGTTGCAAAATCCTTTAGACATGCCTCGAAATATATTTCCGTGGAAGAAAGTGTCATCCAAAACGCATTgcaatttttggcaaatacTCAGGCGCCAAACGGAAGTTTCCCCGAGCCGGGAGTTGTGTCGCACAAAGACATGCAAGGAGGATCCGGAGATGGACTCGCATTAACTGCTTATACGTTAATTACCTTTTTGGAGAACAAAAATGAGCATCCACAGTTCCAAAACAACATTAATCGCGCCATTGACTATATGGTAAAGAATATCGAGAACTTGGATGACCTTTATGCGATTGCTTTGACAGCTTATGCTCTTCAATTAGCGAATCACAATGCTAAGGATTTCGTTCTTACTCGTTTGGATGCTCGTGCTACCAACGACGGAGACACCAAACACTGGTCGAAGCCCATTCCCGCAACTGACAACAAAAATCCATGGTACAACAAACCAAATTCCGTCAATGTTGAGATGACTTCATATGCTTTACTTGCTTATATCGCTGCTGGACAAGAAGCTGCTGCATTCCCCATCCTAAAATGGCTCGTGGGACAGAGAAACGAGAACGGCGGCTTCCAATCCACACAAGATACAGTCGTTGGCATCCAAGCTCTTGCTGCAATCGGTTCGAAACTCGCTTCAGGCAGTAGTAATGTTCAACTTAGCGTGCATTATGGCGATGGAAAGGAAGCAAATATCAATGTCAACCCCGGAAATGCTCTTCTTTTGCAGTCATATCTCTTACCTGACACAATTCGTGAAGTAAATTTCACTGCAACGGGCTCCGGAGTGGCTGTCGCTCAACTTGCTTATCGTTACAACACGAACGTCACCGGTGAATGGCCTCGTTTCACATTGGATCCGCAAGTTAGTCGCGATTCGACGAAAGATCACTTACATTTGACCGTTTGTACGAGCTTTGTGCCTGCTGAAGAGAACGAAGTTTCGAATATGGCAGTCATGGAAGTTGAATTCCCATCCGGTTTCACTGCAGATCTTGATAGTTTGCCGTCGTTGGAGAACTATGAGAACGTAAAACGTGTTGAAACAAAGGACGGTGACACAAATGTCGTATTGTACTTTGATAATTTGGAGCGAAAAGAGACTTGTCCTACAATTCGGGCCTTCCGCACACACAAAGTTGCGAAACAGAAGCCAGCTGCCGTCGttgtttatgattattatgacAATT ctCGTCAAGCTCGCATGTTCTACCAAACTGAAGCAGCAACCACTTGTGACATCTGCGAAGGCGAAGAATGTGCTGAAAAATGTTCACCCCAAGCCCTGAAACAACAAGCCGAGAAGGAATCACAAAGCAAGGAACccgaaattttgttcaaagcaGGAAAAGGTGGATCTTCACAATTGATCGAAAGTGTCGTTACACTAATTTTAACATTCCTGTGTGTAcgattgttctaa
- the LOC134827735 gene encoding CD109 antigen-like isoform X5: MSQKIVIFATILGVISGVTSTGYYTIVAPKSLRPNSEYHVSLSAHGITDALQVKVFLNGTEESGGTFYRSQDVVLEPSSFKTVKFELGALKSGSYKLNAEGLSGLVFQNSTDLDFNAKSFSVLVQTDKAIYKPGDLIRFRTLVLDANTKPYAFNGPMNVFMIDGSGNRVKQWLDVKTTKGVYSGEFQLSAVTVLGDWKIEVEVDGEKESKTVEVAEYVLPKFEVTVDTPPHAVFKDGKIRVTIRSKYTYGKPVKGEATISAFPTLYIGSVQPFIQDAIARKVVPIDGKTVVEFDIKEELKVDSDNEYERDVIIEAIVEEELTGRRQNGTGKATLHKSRHKIDFVKDTDEYRPGLPFTTYVKVNFHDGAPVQDTSNPVNVSIQYFWRDNSSQEKLVTLDGNGMARIDLVVPKDADTLSVSATYLGVTSYMGYVKQAKSESGSYLSAKLLTETPQINSDVNVEVQTTEVIRECFYQVLGRGDIIASGAVTVPNAKTATFKFLATFAMVPKAQLVVYYIRPEDGEMVSDRVEIVFSSDLANFVRLDVSKAETRPGDEVQITVSTKPNSFVGLLGVDQSVLLLKKGNDLSKDAVFDELSKYDSNNNRWGGPWGRFKRDILYPWERERYEHFESAGMVILTNTKGEKTHLEHPVLYSAVAFESAVIEDAPPPMAASGGFAPASTETPTLKIRKEFPETFIWDDLRDELNLDGIATLNKKVPDTITSWVITGFAVDPVSGLGLTERPKMLNVFQPFFVSLNLPYSVKRGEIVSIPVVVFNYMERDQTAEVTLHNAENEFEFVELDNEIPDDSKVELSRKKSVKISANSGSSVAFIIRPKKAGHITIKVTAQSNSAGDGEERQLLVKPEGVTQYVNEAVFVDLRNSPNFFQNLTVNIPKNAVPDSTHIEVTVVGDVLGPTIKNLDKLIRMPYGCGEQNMLNFVPNIVVLDYLTKINQITPEIEGKAKKFMEDGYQRELTYKHKDGSFSAFGESDKSGSTWLTAFVAKSFRHASKYISVEESVIQNALQFLANTQAPNGSFPEPGVVSHKDMQGGSGDGLALTAYTLITFLENKNEHPQFQNNINRAIDYMVKNIENLDDLYAIALTAYALQLANHNAKDFVLTRLDARATNDGDTKHWSKPIPATDNKNPWYNKPNSVNVEMTSYALLAYIAAGQEAAAFPILKWLVGQRNENGGFQSTQDTVVGIQALAAIGSKLASGSSNVQLSVHYGDGKEANINVNPGNALLLQSYLLPDTIREVNFTATGSGVAVAQLAYRYNTNVTGEWPRFTLDPQVSRDSTKDHLHLTVCTSFVPAEENEVSNMAVMEVEFPSGFTADLDSLPSLENYENVKRVETKDGDTNVVLYFDNLERKETCPTIRAFRTHKVAKQKPAAVVVYDYYDNSRQARMFYQTEAATTCDICEGEECAEKCSPQALKQQAEKESQSKEPEILFKAGKGGSSQLIESVVTLILTFLCVRLF; encoded by the exons atgtcacaaaaaattgtgatttttgcgACGATTCTCGGGGTTATCAGCGGAGTTACGTCAACTGG TTATTACACAATCGTTGCTCCAAAGTCGTTAAGACCTAATTCCGAGTATCATGTTTCGTTGTCGGCGCATGGAATAACAGACGCTTTGCAAGTAAAAGTGTTCCTCAATGGCACAGAAGAGAGTGGCGGTACCTTCTACAGAAGTCAAGATGTCGTTTTAGAACCAAGTTCCTTCAAAACTGTCAAGTTTGAG CTCGGTGCTTTGAAGTCTGGCAGTTATAAACTAAATGCCGAGGGGTTATCTGGTTTGGTATTTCAAAATTCGACCGATTTGGATTTCAACGCGAAAAGTTTCTCGGTATTGGTGCAAACTGATAAGGCGATTTACAAGCCGGGTGACTTGATTCGGTTCCGTACGCTTGTTTTGGATGCCAATACGAAGCCGTATGCCTTCAATGGGCCCATGAACGTCTTCATGATCGACGGAAGCGGAAATCGCGTGAAACAATGGTTGGATGTGAAGACAACGAAAGGCGTTTACAGCGGCGAATTCCAACTGTCGGCTGTTACTGTCTTGGGCGATTGGAAAATCGAAGTTGAAGTTGATGGCGAAAAGGAATCAAAAACTGTCGAAGTTGCCGAGTATGTTTTGCCTAAATTTGAAGTGACAGTTGATACGCCTCCGCATGCCGTTTTCAAAGATGGCAAGATTCGCGTCACAATTCGCTCGAAATACACCTACGGCAAACCCGTGAAAGGCGAAGCGACAATTTCTGCCTTCCCCACGTTGTACATCGGAAGTGTTCAGCCCTTCATCCAAGACGCCATTGCTCGAAAAGTTGTGCCAATTGATGGAAAGACTGTCGTTGAGTTCGATATCAAGGAAGAATTGAAAGTTGATTCCGACAATGAGTACGAACGAGATGTCATTATCGAAGCAATTGTCGAAGAAGAGCTCACGGGACGTCGTCAAAACGGAACTGGCAAAGCGACACTCCACAAAAGTCGTCACAAGATCGATTTCGTGAAAGATACCGACGAATATCGTCCCGGATTGCCATTCACCACATATGTGAAAGTAAATTTCCATGATGGAGCTCCTGTACAAGACACTTCCAATCCCGTTAACGTCAGTATTCAATACTTTTGGCGCGATAACTCGTCACAGGAGAAACTTGTCACGCTCGACGGCAACGGAATGGCTCGCATTGATCTCGTTGTACCCAAAGATGCTGATACTTTGAGTGTTAGTGCGACATATTTGGGAGTTACATCATACATGGGATACGTAAAACAAGCGAAATCCGAAAGCGGATCATATTTAAGTGCGAAACTTTTGACAGAAACACCTCAAATCAACTCCGACGTCAATGTTGAAGTTCAAACAACGGAAGTCATTCGAGAATGTTTCTACCAAGTACTTGGAAGGGGAGATATTATCGCTTCAGGCGCTGTAACTGTCCCAAATGCCAAGACAGCAACATTTAAATTCCTCGCAACTTTTGCAATGGTACCAAAAGCTCAGTTGGTTGTTTATTACATTCGACCTGAAGACGGAGAAATGGTCAGTGATCGCGTTGAAATCGTTTTTAGCTCGGATCTCGCCAACTTTGTGAGATTAGATGTCTCGAAAGCAGAAACCCGTCCCGGAGACGAAGTACAAATTACAGTAAGCACAAAGCCAAATTCCTTCGTTGGATTGTTGGGAGTCGATCAAAGTGTTTTGTTACTGAAAAAag gtaatgaCTTAAGCAAAGATGCAGTTTTCGATGAACTCAGCAAATACGACAGCAATAACAACCGTTGGGGCGGCCCATGGGGAAGATTCAAGCGTGACATTTTATATCCGTGGGAAAGAGAACGTTATGAACACTTCGAAAGTGCCGGAATGGTCATTTTAACGAAcacaaaaggagaaaaaactc ATCTTGAGCATCCGGTTCTCTATTCCGCCGTTGCCTTCGAATCAGCTGTTATTGAAGACGCACCTCCCCCAATGGCAGCGTCAGGAGGCTTTGCACCCGCATCTACAGAAACTCCTACTCTGAAAATACGGAAAGAATTTCCAGAGACCTTCATTTGGGACGACTTACGTGAcgaattgaa CTTGGATGGCATTGCCAcgttgaacaaaaaagttcCCGATACAATTACATCTTGGGTTATTACTGGATTTGCTGTTGATCCTGTCAGCGGATTGGGATTAACTGAACGCCCAAAGATGTTGAATGTCTTCCAACCGTTCTTCGTTTCCTTGAATTTGCCTTATTCCGTGAAACGAGGTGAAATTGTGTCGATTCCTGTTGTCGTCTTTAACTACATGGAACGAGATCAAACAGCTGAAGTCACGTTGCATAATGCCGAGAACGAATTTGAGTTTGTTGAATTGGATAATGAGATTCCTGATGATTcga AAGTTGAACTTTCCCGCAAAAAGAGCGTAAAAATTAGCGCAAACAGCGGAAGTAGCGTCGCCTTCATCATTCGCCCGAAGAAAGCAGGTCACATCACCATCAAAGTAACAGCTCAATCCAACTCCGCTGGAGACGGCGAGGAACGTCAATTACTCGTAAAGCCCGAAGGTGTCACGCAATACGTAAACGAAGCAGTTTTCGTTGATTTACGCAACAGCCCCAACTTTTTCCAAAATCTCACGGTAAACATTCCCAAAAATGCTGTTCCTGACTCGACGCACATCGAAGTCACCGTTGTCGGCGACGTTCTTGGcccaacaattaaaaatttggataaattaATTCGCATGCCATACGGATGCGGAGAGCAAAATATGTTGAATTTCGTGCCAAATATCGTCGTTTTGGAttatttgacgaaaattaatcaaataacgCCCGAAATTGAGGGTAAGGcgaaaaaattcatggaagACGGGTATCAGCGTGAATTGACGTACAAACATAAGGATGGCTCCTTCAGTGCATTTGGGGAAAGTGACAAATCGGGAAGTACCTGGTTGACGGCGTTCGTTGCAAAATCCTTTAGACATGCCTCGAAATATATTTCCGTGGAAGAAAGTGTCATCCAAAACGCATTgcaatttttggcaaatacTCAGGCGCCAAACGGAAGTTTCCCCGAGCCGGGAGTTGTGTCGCACAAAGACATGCAAGGAGGATCCGGAGATGGACTCGCATTAACTGCTTATACGTTAATTACCTTTTTGGAGAACAAAAATGAGCATCCACAGTTCCAAAACAACATTAATCGCGCCATTGACTATATGGTAAAGAATATCGAGAACTTGGATGACCTTTATGCGATTGCTTTGACAGCTTATGCTCTTCAATTAGCGAATCACAATGCTAAGGATTTCGTTCTTACTCGTTTGGATGCTCGTGCTACCAACGACGGAGACACCAAACACTGGTCGAAGCCCATTCCCGCAACTGACAACAAAAATCCATGGTACAACAAACCAAATTCCGTCAATGTTGAGATGACTTCATATGCTTTACTTGCTTATATCGCTGCTGGACAAGAAGCTGCTGCATTCCCCATCCTAAAATGGCTCGTGGGACAGAGAAACGAGAACGGCGGCTTCCAATCCACACAAGATACAGTCGTTGGCATCCAAGCTCTTGCTGCAATCGGTTCGAAACTCGCTTCAGGCAGTAGTAATGTTCAACTTAGCGTGCATTATGGCGATGGAAAGGAAGCAAATATCAATGTCAACCCCGGAAATGCTCTTCTTTTGCAGTCATATCTCTTACCTGACACAATTCGTGAAGTAAATTTCACTGCAACGGGCTCCGGAGTGGCTGTCGCTCAACTTGCTTATCGTTACAACACGAACGTCACCGGTGAATGGCCTCGTTTCACATTGGATCCGCAAGTTAGTCGCGATTCGACGAAAGATCACTTACATTTGACCGTTTGTACGAGCTTTGTGCCTGCTGAAGAGAACGAAGTTTCGAATATGGCAGTCATGGAAGTTGAATTCCCATCCGGTTTCACTGCAGATCTTGATAGTTTGCCGTCGTTGGAGAACTATGAGAACGTAAAACGTGTTGAAACAAAGGACGGTGACACAAATGTCGTATTGTACTTTGATAATTTGGAGCGAAAAGAGACTTGTCCTACAATTCGGGCCTTCCGCACACACAAAGTTGCGAAACAGAAGCCAGCTGCCGTCGttgtttatgattattatgacAATT ctCGTCAAGCTCGCATGTTCTACCAAACTGAAGCAGCAACCACTTGTGACATCTGCGAAGGCGAAGAATGTGCTGAAAAATGTTCACCCCAAGCCCTGAAACAACAAGCCGAGAAGGAATCACAAAGCAAGGAACccgaaattttgttcaaagcaGGAAAAGGTGGATCTTCACAATTGATCGAAAGTGTCGTTACACTAATTTTAACATTCCTGTGTGTAcgattgttctaa